In a single window of the Pseudomonas sp. B21-015 genome:
- a CDS encoding FKBP-type peptidyl-prolyl cis-trans isomerase, whose protein sequence is MSRYLFLSLCVFFPMAQAAEKTSTNDAHDLAYSLGASLGERLRQEVPDLQLQALLDGLQQAYQGKPLALKDERIEQILAEHEAQTAEQPAVAQSEVALEKERRFLTEEKAKPGVRELADGILLTELAPGTGAKAGPNGKVQVLYIGRLPDGTVFDQNSQPQWFSLDSVITGWRTALQNMPVGAKWRLVIPSAQAYGADGAGDLIAPFTPLVFEVELRGATS, encoded by the coding sequence ATGTCGCGCTACCTTTTTTTATCGCTGTGCGTGTTTTTTCCCATGGCTCAGGCCGCCGAAAAAACCTCCACGAATGACGCTCACGATCTCGCTTACAGCCTGGGTGCGAGCCTTGGCGAACGCTTGCGCCAGGAGGTTCCGGATCTGCAACTTCAGGCGCTGCTCGACGGTTTGCAGCAAGCCTATCAAGGTAAGCCGCTGGCACTGAAAGACGAGCGGATCGAACAGATTCTTGCCGAGCACGAAGCACAGACTGCCGAGCAACCCGCAGTCGCGCAAAGCGAAGTCGCCCTCGAAAAGGAACGGCGTTTTCTCACTGAAGAAAAAGCCAAACCAGGGGTTCGCGAACTGGCGGATGGAATATTGCTGACAGAGCTGGCGCCGGGCACCGGCGCCAAGGCAGGTCCGAACGGCAAAGTGCAGGTGCTGTATATCGGTCGCTTGCCTGACGGCACAGTGTTCGACCAGAACAGCCAGCCGCAGTGGTTCAGTCTTGATAGTGTGATCACGGGCTGGCGCACTGCCTTGCAAAACATGCCGGTCGGCGCGAAATGGCGCCTGGTGATTCCATCGGCGCAAGCGTATGGCGCCGACGGTGCCGGCGACTTGATCGCGCCGTTCACACCGCTGGTATTCGAAGTCGAATTGCGTGGTGCGACAAGCTGA
- a CDS encoding AlgP family protein, producing MSATKKPVNTPLHLLQQLSGSLLEHLENACSQALADAEKLLAKLEKQRGKAQEKLHKSRTKLQDAAAAGKAKAQAKAKEAVKELEDLLDALKNRQSETRSYILQLKRDAQESLKLAQGVGRVQEAVGKALSLRSAKPTAAPAKKAAAKPAAAKAPAKPVAKPAAKAPVKAAAKPAAKKTVAASAAKPAAKTAAAKPATKPAAAKTAAAKPAAKTTAAKPAVAKTAAAKPAAKPAAKTAAVKPAAKPAAKPVTAKTAAAKPAAKPAAKPAAKPAAAKPAVAAKPATAAKPAVAKPAAKRAAAKPAVKPAAKPAVKKPVVAAKPTAAPAAKPATPAPAAAVPAATTSTASPAPTPAVSSSTTPTSAS from the coding sequence ATGTCGGCCACCAAGAAGCCAGTAAATACTCCGTTGCACTTACTCCAACAACTCTCGGGCAGCCTGCTCGAGCATTTGGAAAACGCTTGTTCCCAAGCCTTGGCTGATGCTGAAAAACTGCTCGCCAAACTGGAAAAGCAGCGCGGAAAAGCGCAGGAAAAACTGCACAAGTCTCGCACCAAATTGCAGGACGCTGCGGCGGCCGGCAAAGCCAAGGCACAAGCCAAGGCCAAAGAGGCGGTGAAAGAACTTGAGGACCTGCTCGACGCCCTCAAGAATCGTCAGTCCGAAACTCGCAGCTACATCCTGCAACTCAAACGCGACGCTCAAGAAAGCCTGAAACTGGCCCAGGGCGTCGGTCGTGTTCAAGAGGCTGTCGGCAAGGCGTTGTCCCTGCGTTCGGCCAAGCCTACTGCGGCACCTGCGAAGAAAGCCGCTGCCAAACCGGCTGCTGCAAAAGCACCGGCCAAGCCTGTCGCCAAACCGGCTGCCAAAGCACCGGTAAAAGCCGCAGCAAAACCTGCGGCGAAAAAAACAGTCGCTGCCAGCGCTGCGAAACCAGCAGCTAAAACGGCGGCTGCCAAACCTGCCACCAAGCCAGCTGCTGCCAAAACAGCTGCTGCTAAACCTGCTGCAAAAACCACCGCTGCCAAACCCGCCGTGGCGAAAACCGCAGCTGCAAAACCGGCCGCTAAACCAGCAGCCAAAACTGCCGCCGTAAAACCAGCTGCCAAGCCAGCCGCCAAACCTGTCACGGCTAAAACAGCTGCTGCCAAGCCTGCTGCAAAACCGGCGGCGAAACCCGCCGCTAAACCTGCTGCTGCGAAACCTGCCGTCGCTGCCAAGCCAGCCACTGCCGCCAAGCCAGCTGTAGCGAAACCAGCAGCCAAACGTGCCGCTGCCAAACCGGCTGTAAAACCTGCCGCCAAGCCAGCCGTGAAAAAGCCAGTAGTTGCTGCGAAGCCGACTGCCGCACCTGCTGCCAAGCCAGCAACCCCGGCTCCGGCTGCGGCGGTCCCGGCAGCCACTACCTCGACAGCTTCGCCTGCGCCAACGCCAGCCGTGTCGTCGAGCACCACCCCAACCAGCGCTTCCTAA
- a CDS encoding TIGR02444 family protein, giving the protein MSSDLWSFSLDTYARPGVEDACLQLQSAGVNVCLLLCGLWLGQRGVACNEQRLQQLRDVVTPWDADVVRPLRALRRQWKADAAEDAELNTLREQVKTLELEAERQLLLRLERLAQGWPQDETNDLSTWLEGMAAGAANLDRDALHQLRVAVTGT; this is encoded by the coding sequence ATGTCCTCTGACCTGTGGAGCTTTTCCCTCGACACTTACGCCCGTCCCGGCGTTGAAGACGCCTGCCTGCAATTGCAGTCGGCGGGGGTGAACGTGTGCCTGCTGCTCTGTGGATTGTGGCTGGGACAGCGGGGCGTCGCCTGTAACGAACAACGATTGCAGCAACTTCGCGATGTGGTCACCCCCTGGGACGCGGATGTCGTGCGACCGCTACGGGCGTTGCGCAGGCAATGGAAAGCCGACGCGGCGGAGGACGCCGAACTGAATACGTTGCGCGAGCAAGTCAAAACACTGGAACTGGAAGCCGAGCGGCAACTGTTGTTGCGGCTGGAACGACTGGCGCAGGGCTGGCCGCAGGATGAGACGAACGATCTCTCGACCTGGCTGGAAGGTATGGCGGCAGGCGCCGCCAACCTGGACCGCGACGCGCTGCATCAGCTGCGCGTCGCGGTAACCGGCACTTAG